A portion of the Gemmatimonas sp. genome contains these proteins:
- the hflX gene encoding GTPase HflX, with amino-acid sequence MPETASRFFRVISHRSTAISREPINLTPPVERAILVSAPFKRGGAKHYVDEHLEELARLADTAGAQVVGTLTQQLDRPHPGTYLGSGKVEELKQRIQELGATLVIFDDELTPAQGKNVESVVRTRVMDRAELILDIFATRARSSEARMQVELAQLEYLLPRLTRLWTHLEKMRGGIGMRGPGETQLETDRRLIQHRIRILKERLADVERAREVQRQGRHAHFRVALVGYTNAGKSSILRHLANDGLVFVEDRLFATLDPLTREVDIGDGYTVLLTDTVGFIRKLPHHLVASFRATLAEAREADLLLHVIDASHPAWEEQRDVVDGVLNDLGLSSRPLTYVMNKMDAVPAEQLSAVRERVANLMPNSLFVSAVADGGLDTLTSSLRSSLRSLRPILEVHIPASNGRLIAEVHRDGEVLEQRTEEEMLVLRARLDERSIGRLRHAGARVIVTQAGMRPAAPVPAVSLP; translated from the coding sequence TTGCCGGAAACGGCAAGTAGATTCTTCCGAGTCATTTCACACCGGTCTACTGCCATCAGTCGCGAGCCAATCAATCTCACGCCCCCCGTCGAACGGGCGATCCTCGTCAGCGCGCCATTCAAGCGCGGTGGTGCCAAGCATTACGTGGACGAGCATCTCGAGGAGTTGGCGCGCCTTGCGGACACGGCCGGTGCGCAGGTGGTGGGCACGCTCACGCAGCAACTCGACCGACCGCACCCCGGTACCTACCTCGGCAGCGGCAAGGTCGAAGAACTGAAGCAGCGCATTCAGGAGCTGGGGGCCACCCTCGTCATCTTCGACGACGAGTTGACGCCCGCGCAGGGCAAGAACGTGGAGTCGGTGGTGCGGACGCGAGTCATGGATCGAGCAGAGCTCATTCTCGACATTTTCGCGACGCGCGCGCGCTCGAGCGAAGCCCGCATGCAGGTGGAACTCGCGCAGCTCGAATATCTGTTGCCGCGCCTGACCCGCCTGTGGACGCACCTCGAGAAGATGCGTGGTGGTATCGGCATGCGTGGACCCGGCGAAACGCAGCTCGAGACCGACCGACGCCTCATCCAGCATCGCATTCGCATCCTCAAGGAGCGGCTTGCCGACGTCGAGCGCGCGCGTGAGGTGCAGCGCCAGGGGCGGCATGCACATTTTCGCGTGGCGTTGGTGGGGTACACCAATGCCGGCAAGTCGTCGATCCTGCGGCATCTCGCCAACGACGGCCTGGTGTTCGTGGAGGATCGTCTGTTCGCCACACTCGATCCGCTCACGCGCGAGGTCGACATTGGCGATGGCTACACCGTGCTGCTGACCGATACCGTCGGCTTCATCCGCAAGTTGCCACACCACCTGGTGGCATCGTTCCGTGCCACGCTGGCCGAGGCGCGCGAGGCCGACCTCCTCCTCCACGTGATCGACGCGAGTCATCCAGCATGGGAGGAGCAGCGCGATGTCGTGGACGGCGTCCTGAACGATCTCGGCCTGTCGTCACGTCCGCTCACGTACGTGATGAACAAGATGGATGCGGTACCGGCGGAGCAGCTGTCGGCGGTGCGCGAGCGTGTGGCGAACCTCATGCCGAACTCGCTGTTCGTTTCCGCCGTTGCCGACGGCGGCCTCGACACACTGACCAGCTCCCTCCGGTCCAGCCTGCGCAGCCTGCGCCCGATTCTGGAAGTGCACATCCCGGCCTCCAACGGGCGCCTCATTGCAGAGGTGCACCGTGATGGCGAGGTCCTCGAGCAGCGGACCGAGGAGGAGATGCTCGTGCTGCGGGCGCGTCTCGACGAGCGCTCGATTGGGCGGCTCCGCCATGCGGGGGCGCGCGTGATTGTCACGCAGGCCGGTATGCGGCCTGCCGCACCTGTTCCGGCCGTCTCTCTCCCCTGA
- a CDS encoding DMT family transporter — MIAPVMTPAPDAAASRRASPLVVLALSLVGISFAAPLIRLSNADPLVIATWRLGFSMIIVAAALLVTKGWREWRTLARREYLFATGAGVLLAIHFWSWNASLRYTSVAASVALVNLQPVIIAVISVLWLQERPSRGQWIGIVLAVVGALIVGVADVPGGLAAIGPALLGDGSSGSRALFGDLLALLGAVTAAGYYLIGRRIRQLLGLWPYVALVYGAAFVSCLLFTQLAGKPLLPQPPRELAIFAGLAAGPMLLGHTGMNWALGHLPAFIVNLTTLGEPIGATILAALLPGIAEVPGGATVLGGGLVLTGVLLAARRA, encoded by the coding sequence ATGATCGCCCCCGTCATGACTCCCGCCCCGGATGCCGCAGCATCCCGGCGCGCCTCACCACTGGTGGTGCTGGCACTCTCGCTCGTCGGCATTTCCTTTGCGGCGCCGCTCATTCGTCTGTCGAACGCCGATCCGCTGGTCATCGCGACCTGGCGGCTCGGTTTCTCGATGATCATCGTGGCGGCCGCGCTGCTCGTGACCAAGGGGTGGCGCGAATGGCGCACACTGGCACGTCGCGAATACCTGTTCGCCACCGGGGCAGGGGTACTGTTGGCGATTCACTTCTGGTCGTGGAATGCATCGCTCCGCTACACGAGCGTGGCGGCGTCCGTGGCCCTCGTGAATCTGCAGCCGGTGATTATCGCGGTCATCAGTGTGCTGTGGCTGCAGGAGCGTCCGTCTCGCGGGCAATGGATCGGCATCGTGTTGGCCGTGGTGGGCGCGCTCATTGTGGGGGTGGCCGACGTGCCGGGCGGTCTCGCGGCGATCGGCCCGGCGCTGCTGGGTGATGGGTCGTCGGGATCACGGGCACTGTTCGGTGACCTGCTGGCGCTGCTCGGTGCCGTCACCGCTGCCGGCTATTACCTCATCGGTCGGCGTATCCGCCAGCTGCTGGGGCTCTGGCCCTATGTGGCCCTCGTGTACGGAGCCGCCTTCGTGAGCTGTCTGCTCTTCACGCAGTTGGCCGGGAAGCCCCTGCTTCCGCAGCCACCGCGTGAGTTGGCCATTTTCGCCGGCCTTGCCGCGGGGCCCATGCTGCTTGGCCATACGGGGATGAACTGGGCGCTGGGGCACCTCCCCGCCTTCATCGTGAATCTGACGACCCTGGGTGAACCCATCGGGGCCACCATCCTCGCCGCGCTTCTACCGGGCATCGCCGAGGTGCCGGGGGGCGCGACGGTACTGGGCGGGGGCCTCGTACTGACCGGGGTACTGCTGGCTGCCCGTCGCGCCTGA
- a CDS encoding glucose 1-dehydrogenase, protein MIDLTGKKALVTGGARGIGAACARLLASAGADVAIAYRSRASEAAQLVDELQALGRNAVAFQGDLATRQANDAFVANAVERFGHVDIFVGNAGVWPDVAVPVEQLDDARWHHTVTTNLDGMFFGARAAIRHMGAGGRLIFISSTAGQRGEAGHADYAASKGAMISFVKSLAVELGPRDITVNSIAPGWVDTEAVTRPFAAEGRGRIEASIPLGRVASPADIAGPVLFLASPLARHITGEILNVNGGSVLCG, encoded by the coding sequence GTGATTGACCTCACGGGGAAGAAGGCACTGGTCACGGGCGGCGCGCGCGGGATCGGTGCCGCCTGTGCGCGGCTGCTTGCCAGCGCCGGGGCCGATGTGGCCATCGCCTACCGCTCGCGCGCCAGCGAGGCGGCACAGCTCGTTGATGAGTTGCAGGCGCTTGGCCGTAACGCCGTGGCCTTTCAGGGGGATCTCGCCACGCGCCAGGCCAACGACGCTTTTGTTGCCAATGCCGTCGAGCGCTTCGGGCACGTGGACATTTTCGTGGGCAACGCAGGCGTGTGGCCCGATGTCGCGGTTCCGGTGGAACAGTTGGACGATGCCCGATGGCACCACACCGTGACCACCAACCTCGACGGCATGTTCTTCGGTGCCCGCGCCGCAATTCGCCACATGGGCGCAGGGGGGCGCCTGATCTTCATCTCGAGCACGGCCGGACAGCGCGGGGAAGCGGGGCATGCCGACTACGCCGCCTCCAAGGGGGCGATGATTTCCTTCGTCAAGTCACTGGCTGTAGAGCTGGGGCCGCGCGACATCACGGTGAACAGCATCGCGCCGGGGTGGGTGGACACGGAGGCGGTGACGCGCCCATTCGCCGCCGAGGGGCGGGGGCGCATCGAAGCGAGCATCCCGCTCGGGCGCGTCGCCAGCCCGGCTGACATCGCGGGACCCGTGCTCTTTCTGGCCAGCCCGCTGGCGCGCCACATCACCGGTGAGATTCTCAATGTGAACGGCGGGAGCGTGCTCTGCGGGTGA
- a CDS encoding LEA type 2 family protein, whose protein sequence is MMGAVVAGATGCAALGRATFQEPDVQLREFTITGLGLTGGSVDVVLSVYNPNGYKLDAIRMTYLVDVDSVKLGEGALDSRFVVPEKDSSIVRLPVRFTYAGLGAAGRALLQSGTVNYRVRGDFSVGTPLGNFTRPYDRRGRYSSVAGNGK, encoded by the coding sequence ATGATGGGCGCTGTAGTCGCCGGTGCCACGGGGTGTGCGGCGCTCGGACGTGCCACCTTTCAGGAGCCCGATGTGCAGCTCCGCGAGTTCACCATTACCGGGCTCGGCCTCACCGGTGGCAGCGTCGATGTGGTGCTGTCGGTGTACAATCCCAATGGCTACAAGCTCGACGCCATCAGGATGACCTACCTCGTGGACGTAGACTCGGTCAAGCTCGGTGAAGGTGCGCTGGACAGCCGGTTCGTGGTGCCGGAGAAGGACTCCTCCATTGTGCGCCTGCCTGTCCGATTCACCTACGCCGGGCTTGGCGCCGCCGGACGGGCGCTTCTGCAGTCGGGCACGGTCAACTACCGCGTGCGCGGGGATTTCTCGGTGGGCACGCCGCTGGGCAACTTCACACGACCGTACGATCGACGCGGTCGCTACTCCTCGGTTGCCGGAAACGGCAAGTAG
- a CDS encoding regulatory protein RecX, protein MEQSPSPSPHVTALRESPRRPGRFLLTLSDGQQFLVPAGVLADTGAVRIGALMAAELLGRLQHEHAVTSLADWALDALARGRRTRRELELRMRRREGTAMQVREALDRLDAAGLLNDESVAQAEAASRLRRGEAPARIQQRLRRKGVAAPLVHEAVVSAMHDDAFDEDAACRAAAEKRARTLDTTDPVAARRKLQGFLLRRGFAAGIAARVARSVLDSRRAG, encoded by the coding sequence ATGGAACAGTCTCCGTCGCCGTCACCTCATGTCACCGCGCTCCGGGAGTCGCCGCGGCGCCCTGGCCGCTTCTTGCTGACCCTCAGTGATGGGCAGCAGTTCCTCGTACCGGCCGGGGTACTTGCCGACACCGGCGCCGTGCGGATTGGGGCGCTGATGGCGGCCGAGCTCCTGGGGCGTCTGCAGCATGAGCACGCCGTAACCTCGTTGGCCGACTGGGCGCTGGACGCGCTCGCTCGCGGCCGACGCACCCGCCGCGAACTCGAGTTGCGCATGCGTCGACGGGAAGGCACAGCAATGCAGGTGCGGGAAGCGCTTGATCGGCTCGATGCGGCCGGCCTGCTCAACGACGAATCCGTTGCGCAGGCCGAGGCCGCGTCGCGACTTCGGCGGGGGGAGGCGCCGGCGCGCATTCAGCAGCGGCTGCGGCGAAAGGGCGTGGCGGCGCCGCTGGTGCACGAGGCCGTGGTCAGTGCCATGCACGACGACGCGTTCGATGAGGACGCGGCATGCCGCGCGGCGGCCGAGAAGCGGGCGCGGACGCTCGATACGACCGATCCCGTCGCGGCGCGCCGCAAGCTGCAGGGCTTCCTGCTGCGTCGGGGCTTTGCCGCCGGCATTGCCGCGCGCGTGGCGCGATCGGTGCTGGATTCACGACGCGCAGGGTAA
- a CDS encoding CpsB/CapC family capsule biosynthesis tyrosine phosphatase translates to MIDIHSHLLPGVDDGSPSFEVSVSVLQRFAEQGVTTLVCTPHLSASYAAEAPIQQHRELLAELQRRAPAGLVLKPGWEIMLDTPNIDLTARELALGGSRAVLVEFTRGGLPRGATAELRRLARSGLTPVLAHPERYFGCTLDAVREWRKIGVVIQTDASMLMGRGAPSELAREMLAAGVIDVLASDNHGDARSLASAREWLEAHGADEQVALLTHTNAACVLNDEDPIPVPPLRAGLLDRVKRFFRR, encoded by the coding sequence GTGATCGACATTCATTCCCATCTCCTCCCTGGTGTCGACGACGGATCACCGTCGTTCGAGGTCTCGGTGTCGGTGCTCCAGCGATTTGCGGAGCAGGGCGTCACCACGCTGGTGTGTACGCCGCACCTCAGTGCCAGCTATGCCGCCGAGGCGCCGATTCAGCAACACCGGGAGCTGCTCGCCGAATTGCAGCGGCGGGCGCCGGCGGGCCTCGTATTGAAGCCGGGGTGGGAGATCATGCTCGACACCCCCAACATCGACCTCACCGCGAGGGAACTGGCGCTGGGCGGCTCGCGTGCCGTGCTGGTGGAATTCACGCGAGGTGGCCTGCCGCGAGGCGCGACGGCTGAGTTGCGGCGTCTGGCACGCAGTGGGTTGACGCCGGTGCTCGCCCACCCTGAGCGGTACTTCGGCTGCACGCTCGACGCGGTCCGTGAGTGGCGGAAGATCGGGGTGGTCATTCAAACCGACGCGTCGATGCTGATGGGGCGGGGGGCGCCATCGGAATTGGCGCGCGAGATGCTGGCGGCCGGTGTCATCGATGTGCTGGCTTCGGACAACCACGGTGACGCGCGTTCGCTCGCCAGTGCCCGGGAATGGCTCGAGGCGCACGGGGCGGACGAGCAGGTGGCGTTATTGACCCACACGAATGCCGCATGCGTGCTCAACGACGAAGACCCTATTCCCGTCCCTCCGTTGCGCGCCGGACTCCTCGATCGCGTCAAGCGATTTTTCCGCCGTTGA
- a CDS encoding replication-associated recombination protein A, translating to MSRSAGKPGPAGASLFAASVRIEPLAARMRPERLEDVVGQQHLLAVGRPLGDAIRNGTVGSVILTGPSGTGKTTVASLIGRYTAQTVIVLNAVTDGIPRLREIVVDAERRLESEGRRTLVVVDEIHRWAKSQQDALLPHVERGIISLCGATTEVPAFAVVGALLSRCRVYALRPLAASDIEMLIGRALADTARGVGTRRLQMSPTVVAWLAEQSDGDARRALGALEAVATTLVDGEEVTVDALSASLGVRVVAYDRVDVDRTAIMSAFHKSCRGSDPHAALYWLARALVAGEDSQLFLRRLAAIATEDIGLADPAALGIVMHAWEAYRRLGPAEGERAVAQATVYCATAPKSNRLHLAWAAAREAAEATPALPVPAHLLNSEMHLRADEARRMPYQYPHDFPDAFVPQPYQPAELQGRVYYEPGAFGEEKRIAQRLAWWADRGGPPTRDDTASSR from the coding sequence GTGAGCCGGAGCGCGGGAAAGCCCGGGCCAGCTGGCGCGTCGCTGTTCGCCGCATCGGTGCGCATTGAGCCGCTCGCCGCCCGCATGCGCCCGGAGCGGCTCGAGGACGTCGTTGGTCAACAGCATCTGCTGGCCGTCGGGCGCCCGCTCGGCGACGCCATTCGCAACGGCACGGTAGGCAGCGTCATTCTCACCGGCCCGAGCGGCACGGGAAAGACAACTGTGGCCAGCCTCATTGGGCGGTACACGGCGCAGACGGTGATCGTGCTCAACGCCGTAACCGATGGCATTCCCCGCCTGCGGGAGATCGTGGTGGATGCGGAGCGTCGTCTGGAGAGCGAGGGGCGCCGAACGCTGGTGGTGGTGGACGAGATCCATCGTTGGGCGAAGTCGCAGCAGGACGCGCTGCTCCCGCACGTCGAGCGCGGCATCATTTCCCTGTGCGGGGCCACAACCGAAGTGCCGGCGTTCGCGGTGGTTGGCGCGCTGCTGTCCCGCTGTCGTGTGTACGCCCTGCGGCCGCTTGCCGCCAGCGACATCGAGATGCTCATCGGCCGGGCGCTCGCCGACACCGCCCGGGGGGTGGGAACGCGGCGACTGCAGATGTCGCCCACCGTCGTTGCCTGGCTCGCGGAGCAGAGCGACGGGGATGCCCGTCGGGCCCTCGGCGCGCTCGAAGCGGTTGCCACGACCCTTGTCGATGGCGAGGAAGTGACCGTCGACGCGCTCAGCGCCTCGTTGGGAGTGCGTGTCGTGGCGTACGATCGGGTCGACGTCGATCGCACCGCCATCATGTCGGCGTTCCACAAGTCCTGTCGCGGCTCTGATCCGCACGCCGCACTGTACTGGCTGGCGCGGGCACTCGTCGCCGGGGAAGACTCTCAGCTGTTTCTGCGGCGCCTGGCGGCGATCGCCACCGAAGATATCGGTCTTGCCGATCCGGCCGCGCTGGGGATCGTCATGCATGCGTGGGAGGCGTATCGCCGGCTTGGCCCGGCCGAGGGGGAACGCGCCGTGGCGCAGGCCACCGTGTATTGCGCCACGGCTCCCAAGTCGAACCGGCTGCATCTGGCGTGGGCGGCTGCGCGCGAGGCGGCGGAAGCGACCCCCGCGCTCCCCGTTCCCGCGCACCTGCTGAACTCGGAGATGCATCTGCGCGCGGATGAGGCACGCCGCATGCCGTATCAGTATCCCCACGACTTCCCCGACGCCTTCGTGCCCCAACCGTACCAGCCGGCTGAACTGCAGGGGCGTGTGTACTACGAGCCCGGGGCGTTCGGAGAAGAGAAGCGCATTGCCCAGCGCCTGGCGTGGTGGGCCGATCGAGGTGGTCCGCCCACTCGCGATGACACCGCCAGCAGCCGTTGA
- the alaS gene encoding alanine--tRNA ligase has protein sequence MLAADIRARFLAYFAKNGHAVRPSSALVPADDPTLLFTNAGMVQFKKVFLGMEEAPDGKRRATTSQKCVRAGGKHNDLEQVGHTARHHTFFEMLGNFSFGDYFKREAIRFAWEFVTEDLKIPREHLRVTVFHEDDEARQLWKEEAGLPDNRIYGLGAKDNFWQMADTGPCGPCTEIYVDLAKMAADWAFPADASGEWTNTDLVEYSLDAFVEGAEAGRFLEIWNLVFMQFDRQPDGTLVPLPQPSVDTGAGLERIAAVMQGVTNNFHTDGFRPLITKVEEIVGIKYPYRPGVGLGKAHDASGKEIDPASFRVLADHARAVGFLLADGVFPSNDGRGYVLRRILRRAVRHAWLLGRREPTLVHVVETLIESMRDTYPELHVRRKHILETTRAEEERFLATIDAGMTRFEEMAPESSTQGSSRIRGTISGEDAFRLYDTFGFPIDLTELMARERGYLVDISGFEQALAAQRKQSQEERKSKQLTVSADDFADPTQWTHDQQHAEALGRFVGYEVIEVDSVVTAVRQLADGRIAVMLRETPFYAESGGQVSDQGEIRGEGWSVSVTEVRKMDGRIAAIGTATADVTFGRAHASVPRERRKDTERHHTATHLLHAALRKVLGEHVHQAGSLVAPDRLRFDFTHHGPVTAEQLAAIEADVNAGVWASAPVTIQEESYTDAVARGAMALFGEKYGDVVRVVEIPKLSVELCGGTHVRNTSEIGLVRIVSESGVAAGVRRIEAVAGPRAFHFMADRERALLQVAARLKVPMSGMTSGGEQIEKKLDGLLDERKQLEKRLEDAVRGGAQGGGLAQQLAAKATDVAGTRLVASRVDVPDAKSLQALGDAVREALGSGVAVLGAALADGKGALLAVATDDVRERGLRADAIVREVAATVGGRGGGKPHMAQAGVELAQLDTALAAANEIVSRLADAK, from the coding sequence ATGCTCGCTGCCGATATCCGCGCCCGATTCCTGGCCTATTTCGCGAAGAATGGCCATGCCGTCCGCCCGAGCTCCGCGCTCGTGCCTGCCGACGATCCGACCCTGCTGTTCACCAACGCCGGCATGGTGCAGTTCAAGAAGGTCTTTCTCGGCATGGAAGAGGCGCCCGACGGGAAACGTCGGGCCACCACGTCACAGAAGTGCGTCCGCGCCGGCGGCAAGCACAACGACCTCGAACAGGTCGGGCACACGGCGCGCCACCATACGTTCTTCGAGATGCTGGGCAATTTCTCGTTTGGCGACTACTTCAAGCGAGAGGCCATTCGGTTCGCGTGGGAGTTCGTCACCGAGGATCTCAAGATTCCGCGTGAGCACCTCCGGGTAACCGTCTTCCACGAGGACGACGAAGCGCGACAGCTGTGGAAGGAGGAAGCCGGCCTTCCGGACAACCGCATTTACGGTCTGGGCGCGAAGGACAACTTCTGGCAAATGGCCGACACCGGTCCCTGCGGCCCGTGTACCGAGATCTACGTCGATCTCGCGAAGATGGCCGCTGACTGGGCGTTCCCGGCCGATGCGTCCGGCGAATGGACCAACACCGACCTCGTGGAGTACTCCCTCGATGCCTTCGTCGAAGGTGCCGAGGCGGGGCGCTTCCTCGAGATCTGGAATCTCGTGTTCATGCAGTTCGACCGGCAGCCGGATGGTACGCTGGTACCACTGCCGCAGCCGTCTGTGGATACCGGCGCCGGGCTCGAGCGCATCGCCGCGGTGATGCAGGGCGTGACCAACAACTTTCACACCGATGGCTTCCGGCCGCTGATCACCAAGGTGGAGGAGATTGTCGGCATCAAGTACCCCTACCGCCCGGGAGTCGGGCTCGGCAAGGCCCACGATGCGTCGGGGAAGGAAATCGATCCGGCGTCGTTCCGCGTGTTGGCCGACCACGCGCGTGCGGTCGGGTTTCTGCTTGCAGATGGGGTGTTCCCCAGCAATGACGGTCGCGGCTACGTGCTCCGTCGCATTCTGCGACGTGCGGTGCGGCATGCCTGGTTGCTGGGTCGTCGCGAGCCGACGCTCGTGCATGTGGTCGAGACGCTGATCGAGTCGATGCGCGATACGTATCCGGAGTTGCATGTGCGCCGCAAGCATATCCTCGAAACCACGAGGGCGGAGGAGGAGCGGTTCCTCGCGACCATCGATGCCGGGATGACGCGCTTCGAAGAAATGGCGCCGGAGAGCTCCACGCAGGGTTCGTCCCGGATCCGCGGCACCATCTCCGGCGAAGACGCCTTCCGCCTGTACGACACCTTCGGCTTCCCGATCGACCTGACCGAACTGATGGCGCGAGAGCGCGGCTATCTGGTCGATATCTCCGGCTTCGAGCAGGCGTTGGCGGCGCAGCGAAAGCAGTCGCAGGAGGAGCGCAAGTCAAAGCAGTTGACCGTAAGCGCCGACGACTTTGCCGATCCGACGCAGTGGACGCACGATCAGCAGCATGCCGAAGCACTCGGGCGTTTCGTGGGATACGAGGTGATCGAGGTCGACTCGGTGGTCACGGCGGTGCGTCAGCTCGCCGACGGACGCATTGCCGTCATGCTGCGCGAGACGCCGTTTTACGCGGAATCCGGTGGTCAGGTCTCCGATCAGGGGGAGATCCGCGGCGAAGGGTGGTCGGTGTCGGTGACCGAAGTGCGCAAGATGGACGGGCGCATCGCGGCAATTGGCACTGCCACGGCCGATGTCACCTTCGGGCGCGCGCACGCGTCGGTCCCGCGCGAACGGCGCAAGGATACCGAGCGACACCACACGGCAACACACCTGCTGCACGCGGCGCTGCGCAAGGTGTTGGGTGAGCATGTGCACCAAGCGGGGTCGCTCGTTGCCCCCGATCGCCTGCGCTTCGACTTCACCCATCACGGTCCGGTAACCGCCGAGCAGTTGGCGGCCATCGAAGCCGATGTGAATGCTGGCGTATGGGCCTCGGCGCCCGTCACCATTCAGGAAGAATCGTACACCGACGCCGTTGCCCGGGGCGCGATGGCGCTCTTCGGGGAGAAGTACGGCGACGTCGTGCGCGTGGTGGAGATTCCCAAGCTCTCCGTTGAATTGTGCGGCGGCACCCATGTGCGCAACACGTCGGAAATCGGACTCGTCCGCATCGTCAGCGAAAGTGGCGTTGCGGCAGGTGTGCGCCGTATCGAGGCGGTTGCCGGTCCGCGGGCGTTTCACTTCATGGCCGACCGGGAGCGTGCGCTGCTGCAGGTGGCGGCGCGTCTCAAGGTACCCATGAGCGGGATGACGTCGGGGGGCGAACAGATCGAGAAGAAGCTCGATGGCCTGCTCGACGAGCGGAAGCAACTCGAGAAGCGTCTCGAGGACGCCGTGCGCGGGGGCGCGCAGGGGGGCGGGCTCGCGCAGCAACTCGCCGCCAAGGCCACCGACGTGGCGGGCACCCGGCTCGTGGCATCGCGCGTCGACGTCCCTGATGCGAAGTCGCTGCAGGCGCTTGGCGACGCCGTGCGCGAAGCGCTCGGCAGCGGTGTGGCGGTATTGGGAGCGGCGCTTGCCGACGGCAAGGGGGCGCTCCTGGCCGTCGCCACCGACGACGTGCGCGAGCGTGGGCTGCGGGCCGACGCGATCGTGCGAGAGGTGGCGGCCACCGTTGGCGGACGCGGCGGTGGGAAGCCGCACATGGCGCAGGCTGGCGTGGAGCTGGCACAGCTTGATACCGCGCTGGCCGCTGCCAACGAGATCGTGTCGCGCCTGGCGGACGCGAAATGA
- the rfaE1 gene encoding D-glycero-beta-D-manno-heptose-7-phosphate kinase produces MTPFIQRERLAALLAAGRQQHVVIVGDAMLDVYLRGDVDRISPEAPVPVVRVRDRKLALGGAANVAQNVAALGAGCDLVAVVGNDRAGATLRERLDAGAMESRSLVTVPRPTTTKTRVMARSQQLVRFDEEDDADLAPEEVARVLSAIERALPQATALVLEDYNKGVLVPAVIEGAIALARARKLPVVVDPKFRNFFAYRGATVFKPNRRELESALGAAVDLDHPAALPDTFARLGVEHLLLTLGERGMALVSADGVVHRVPTTAREVYDVVGAGDTVTAYLATMLGAGASTLEAAVVANYAAGVEVGKLGAATVTPEEVLDAFDALHGVP; encoded by the coding sequence ATGACCCCCTTCATTCAACGCGAGCGCCTCGCGGCACTGCTCGCGGCGGGCCGGCAGCAGCATGTCGTGATCGTGGGCGATGCCATGCTCGACGTGTACCTGCGTGGCGACGTCGATCGAATTTCGCCCGAGGCACCGGTACCGGTCGTTCGCGTGCGTGACCGCAAGCTGGCGCTGGGCGGCGCCGCCAATGTCGCGCAAAATGTGGCCGCTCTTGGCGCTGGGTGTGATCTGGTGGCCGTGGTGGGGAACGATCGGGCCGGCGCGACGCTTCGGGAGCGGCTCGACGCGGGGGCCATGGAATCGCGCTCCCTCGTCACGGTCCCCCGGCCAACCACCACAAAAACACGCGTCATGGCGCGTTCGCAGCAGCTGGTGCGGTTCGATGAAGAGGACGACGCGGATCTCGCCCCCGAGGAGGTGGCCCGCGTGCTGTCGGCGATCGAGCGTGCACTGCCCCAAGCCACGGCGCTCGTACTGGAGGACTACAACAAAGGGGTGCTGGTCCCGGCGGTCATCGAAGGGGCCATCGCGCTCGCCCGCGCGCGCAAGCTGCCTGTGGTCGTGGACCCCAAGTTCAGGAACTTCTTCGCGTATCGCGGCGCCACCGTGTTCAAGCCCAACCGGCGCGAACTCGAGAGCGCCCTGGGAGCCGCGGTCGACCTCGACCACCCGGCCGCCCTGCCGGACACATTCGCCCGTTTGGGCGTGGAACACCTTCTGCTGACCCTCGGCGAACGTGGCATGGCCCTCGTGTCGGCCGACGGGGTGGTGCACCGGGTCCCCACCACGGCCCGCGAAGTATACGACGTCGTTGGTGCAGGCGACACGGTGACGGCGTATCTCGCCACCATGCTGGGAGCGGGGGCCAGCACCCTCGAGGCAGCCGTCGTGGCCAATTATGCCGCCGGCGTCGAGGTAGGCAAGCTGGGCGCCGCCACCGTGACCCCCGAGGAGGTGCTGGACGCCTTCGACGCCCTCCACGGCGTGCCATGA
- a CDS encoding SIS domain-containing protein, with product MTSSEQHEPVGPLLAALRELAATAERSAMQLEGEIARALGMVQDTVARGGTLFFCGNGGSAADAQHLATEYVVRYMRNRRAYPAIALTTDSSLLTAAGNDFGFDQVFARQVEALARSGDLLIIHSTSGNSPNVLLAADAARQRGVAVLALSAKDGGALRARADLCIVVPTDRTDRAQEIHLCIQHAICDAIEATL from the coding sequence ATGACGTCGTCGGAACAGCACGAACCCGTCGGTCCTCTCCTTGCTGCCCTGCGTGAGCTCGCCGCAACGGCCGAGCGCTCCGCCATGCAGCTCGAAGGGGAGATTGCTCGTGCGCTGGGCATGGTGCAGGACACTGTGGCACGCGGGGGCACGCTCTTCTTTTGCGGCAATGGCGGCTCGGCTGCTGATGCCCAGCATCTGGCCACAGAGTACGTGGTGCGCTACATGCGCAACCGCCGAGCCTACCCGGCCATCGCGCTGACGACCGACAGTTCACTGCTCACTGCCGCGGGAAACGATTTCGGTTTCGATCAGGTGTTCGCACGGCAAGTGGAAGCGTTGGCGCGCTCCGGTGACCTGCTCATCATCCATTCCACGAGTGGTAATTCGCCCAATGTGCTGCTTGCGGCCGATGCGGCACGGCAGCGGGGCGTTGCAGTGCTGGCCTTGAGTGCGAAGGATGGCGGCGCGCTGCGTGCACGTGCCGATCTGTGCATTGTGGTGCCTACCGATCGGACCGATCGCGCGCAGGAGATTCACCTGTGCATTCAGCATGCGATCTGCGACGCCATCGAGGCCACGCTGTGA